In one window of Chryseobacterium viscerum DNA:
- the purD gene encoding phosphoribosylamine--glycine ligase — MRILIIGEGGRESALAAKLQNDSRISKMFFANGNATTDVIGKNVHLSEIKELRDFAIKEKIDLTIVGPEAPLVAGIKDEFKKHDLKVFGPTQKVASLEGSKAFSKKFMQTYDIKTAKAVVFDSYNDAKEYVQTQQYPLVIKASGLAGGKGVVICDNLEEAEATIHDFMIRRIYGDAGIRLVIEEYLQGFEASIIAFSNGDKLFPCVAAKDYKKAGNGDTGPNTGGMGSIAPSPEFTQEHYADFEKNILEPTITGLKAEGFGFKGIIFFGLMVTKNGAYLLEYNMRFGDPETQVLMALMENNLLDVIQDCMEGKDIELKFKDEKAVCLVMCSGGYPRNIETGFEITGEDKLKHSKLLYAGAISKGDKVVSNGGRVLNIVATGATFEDARKKVYEDASHVHFDYGFYRDDIGKF; from the coding sequence ATGAGAATATTAATCATAGGTGAAGGCGGTAGAGAATCTGCTTTAGCGGCAAAGCTTCAGAATGACTCAAGAATTTCTAAAATGTTTTTTGCCAACGGGAATGCTACTACCGATGTAATAGGGAAAAATGTTCATTTATCGGAAATCAAAGAACTTAGAGATTTCGCCATTAAAGAAAAGATTGATCTTACGATCGTAGGTCCGGAAGCTCCTCTTGTAGCGGGTATCAAGGATGAATTTAAAAAACACGATCTTAAAGTTTTCGGTCCTACTCAGAAAGTAGCAAGCCTTGAAGGAAGTAAAGCTTTCTCTAAGAAATTTATGCAGACCTATGATATCAAAACAGCTAAGGCGGTAGTATTTGATTCATACAACGATGCTAAAGAATATGTGCAGACACAGCAATATCCTTTGGTGATCAAAGCCAGTGGTTTAGCAGGTGGAAAAGGTGTTGTTATTTGTGACAACCTTGAAGAAGCTGAAGCTACCATCCATGACTTCATGATCAGAAGAATCTATGGAGATGCAGGAATCCGTTTAGTTATTGAAGAATATTTACAAGGTTTTGAAGCGTCTATTATTGCTTTCTCTAACGGGGATAAATTATTCCCATGTGTAGCAGCAAAAGACTATAAAAAAGCCGGAAATGGAGATACCGGACCTAATACAGGAGGTATGGGTTCTATAGCACCAAGCCCGGAATTTACTCAGGAGCACTATGCAGATTTTGAGAAAAATATCTTAGAGCCTACCATTACAGGGCTTAAAGCAGAAGGTTTCGGATTCAAAGGAATCATTTTCTTCGGATTGATGGTTACAAAAAACGGAGCTTACCTTCTTGAATACAACATGAGATTCGGAGATCCTGAAACTCAGGTATTGATGGCACTTATGGAAAACAATCTTCTTGATGTAATCCAGGACTGTATGGAAGGAAAAGACATTGAACTTAAATTTAAAGACGAAAAAGCAGTTTGTCTTGTAATGTGTTCAGGAGGTTATCCAAGAAATATCGAAACAGGTTTCGAAATTACAGGAGAAGATAAACTGAAACATAGCAAACTTTTATACGCAGGAGCTATCAGCAAAGGAGACAAAGTAGTTTCCAACGGTGGTAGAGTTCTGAACATTGTAGCTACAGGTGCTACTTTTGAAGATGCCCGCAAAAAGGTTTATGAAGACGCAAGTCATGTACATTTCGATTACGGCTTCTATAGAGACGACATCGGAAAGTTTTAA
- the purN gene encoding phosphoribosylglycinamide formyltransferase produces MKNIVVLVSGSGTNLQRIIDTIDAGEIQNAKVSLVVADRECFGLERAKNHNIENILIPRGKNFSSELAKVIPENTDLIVLAGFLSILKSEFCENWNGKIINIHPALLPKFGGKGMWGMNVHNAVIEAKEVESGATVHFVTPGIDEGEAILQKSFEVTADDTPETLAQKVHQIEYEIFPIAINKVLGN; encoded by the coding sequence ATGAAGAACATCGTTGTACTCGTATCTGGTTCAGGAACCAATCTGCAGAGAATCATTGATACCATTGATGCTGGAGAAATCCAGAATGCAAAAGTATCTTTGGTAGTAGCTGACAGAGAATGTTTCGGACTGGAAAGAGCAAAGAATCATAATATAGAAAACATACTCATTCCAAGAGGAAAGAATTTCAGCAGTGAGTTGGCTAAAGTAATCCCTGAAAATACCGATCTGATTGTCTTGGCAGGATTTTTATCCATCTTAAAATCTGAATTCTGTGAAAACTGGAATGGTAAAATAATCAATATTCATCCAGCTTTGCTTCCGAAATTCGGAGGGAAAGGAATGTGGGGAATGAACGTTCACAATGCAGTTATTGAAGCCAAAGAAGTAGAGAGTGGGGCGACTGTACATTTTGTGACACCAGGCATTGATGAGGGAGAAGCTATTCTTCAGAAATCTTTTGAAGTAACAGCTGACGATACTCCTGAAACCCTGGCTCAGAAAGTTCACCAGATTGAATATGAAATATTTCCGATAGCGATCAATAAGGTCCTGGGAAATTAA
- the purH gene encoding bifunctional phosphoribosylaminoimidazolecarboxamide formyltransferase/IMP cyclohydrolase, with protein sequence MSKKRVLISVSDKSGLIEFAQFLEAQNYELISTGGTFKHLKDAGLNPIQIDEVTNFPEMLDGRVKTLHPKVHGGLLAVRNNEEHMKTVQEHGIDLIDMVIVNLYPFFENVNKDISLHEKVEFIDIGGPSMLRSAAKNFDSVTVITDVEDYAAVKIEMEQNGDTYIETRKKLAGKVFNLTSAYDAAISRMLLDEEYPTYLNASYKKVADLRYGENPHQTAAYYVSTFENGAMKDFEQLGGKELSFNNLRDMDLCWKVVTEFKEEMACCAVKHSTPCGVAIGTSALETYQKTFECDPVSIFGGIVAMNYKIDAATAEELNKTFLEIVMAPEFDEEALEILRKKKNLRIIKIVNPVSDKQTWVKVDGGILVQDNDTHFSDDIKVVTEVQPTEEQKKALLFSQRVVKYVKSNAIVVSNGIQAFGIGGGQVNRIWATQQAIERAKEKFSGDLVLASDAFFPFRDVVDFCAQEGIKAIIQPGGSVKDQDSVEAANEHGIPMMFTGVRHFFH encoded by the coding sequence ATGAGTAAAAAGAGAGTTTTAATCAGTGTTTCTGACAAAAGTGGATTAATAGAATTCGCGCAGTTTTTGGAGGCCCAGAATTATGAGTTGATCTCTACAGGAGGAACGTTCAAACATTTGAAAGACGCTGGTTTAAATCCTATTCAGATCGATGAGGTAACCAATTTCCCTGAAATGCTGGACGGAAGAGTGAAAACTTTACATCCGAAAGTTCACGGTGGATTGCTGGCTGTTCGTAACAATGAAGAGCACATGAAAACCGTTCAGGAACACGGAATTGATCTGATTGACATGGTGATCGTAAATCTTTACCCTTTCTTTGAAAATGTAAACAAAGACATTTCTTTACATGAAAAAGTAGAGTTTATCGATATCGGAGGTCCTTCAATGCTTCGTTCTGCAGCTAAAAACTTTGATTCTGTAACAGTAATCACAGATGTAGAAGATTATGCAGCAGTGAAAATTGAAATGGAGCAAAACGGTGATACTTATATCGAAACCCGTAAAAAACTTGCAGGAAAAGTATTCAATCTTACCTCTGCGTATGATGCAGCTATTTCAAGAATGCTTTTAGATGAAGAATATCCTACTTATCTTAATGCTTCTTATAAAAAAGTGGCTGACTTAAGATACGGAGAAAACCCTCACCAGACAGCAGCTTACTATGTTTCCACTTTCGAGAATGGAGCAATGAAAGACTTTGAACAGCTTGGAGGGAAAGAGCTTTCTTTCAACAATCTTCGTGATATGGACCTTTGCTGGAAAGTAGTCACTGAGTTCAAAGAAGAAATGGCTTGTTGTGCTGTAAAACACTCTACACCTTGTGGTGTTGCGATCGGAACTTCAGCTTTGGAAACGTACCAGAAAACTTTCGAATGTGATCCTGTTTCTATCTTTGGCGGAATTGTTGCAATGAACTATAAAATAGATGCAGCAACGGCGGAAGAGTTGAACAAAACATTCCTTGAGATTGTAATGGCTCCTGAATTTGATGAAGAAGCTCTTGAAATTTTAAGAAAAAAGAAAAACCTGAGAATTATCAAAATCGTAAACCCTGTTTCTGATAAGCAGACCTGGGTGAAGGTAGATGGCGGTATTCTTGTTCAGGATAATGATACTCACTTCTCAGACGATATCAAAGTAGTTACAGAAGTACAGCCAACAGAAGAGCAGAAAAAAGCTTTACTTTTCTCTCAGAGAGTGGTAAAATATGTGAAGTCTAATGCAATCGTAGTTTCCAACGGAATTCAGGCATTCGGTATCGGTGGCGGACAGGTAAACAGAATCTGGGCGACTCAGCAGGCTATCGAAAGAGCAAAAGAAAAATTCTCCGGAGATTTGGTATTGGCTTCAGATGCATTTTTCCCTTTCCGTGATGTGGTAGATTTCTGCGCTCAGGAAGGTATCAAAGCGATTATTCAGCCAGGTGGAAGTGTAAAAGATCAGGATAGCGTAGAGGCTGCAAATGAGCACGGTATCCCAATGATGTTTACAGGTGTTAGACACTTTTTCCACTAA
- the purM gene encoding phosphoribosylformylglycinamidine cyclo-ligase, with product MSNTYKSAGVDKEEGYKTVDKIKKAVGETHNSNVLNHLGSFGAFYEIGGYKNPVLVSGTDGVGTKLKVALDTRKYDSIGVDCFAMCANDILCHGAKPLFFLDYLACGKLDSEIAAEIVLGMVAACKDNNCALIGGETAEMPGMYQPGDYDVAGFCVGIVEKDQIIDGSTIKAGNKIIALPSSGFHSNGFSLVRKVFPNFEEEFEGKPLYETLLVPTRLYYKDIHKVLEEVKVSGIAHITGGGLYENVPRIIPEGLCASIDGSKVRIPSVMLELEKRGGVTREEMYGTFNMGVGMVIVVDAEHTEKVLHLLDDAYEIGEITEGAEKINLSL from the coding sequence ATGAGCAACACTTACAAATCAGCAGGAGTAGACAAAGAAGAAGGATACAAAACGGTTGACAAGATCAAAAAAGCGGTCGGTGAAACCCACAATTCCAATGTACTGAACCACTTGGGAAGTTTTGGTGCTTTCTATGAGATCGGTGGATACAAAAATCCGGTTCTTGTATCAGGAACAGATGGAGTAGGAACAAAGCTGAAAGTAGCTTTAGATACCAGAAAATATGATTCTATCGGGGTAGATTGCTTCGCAATGTGTGCCAATGATATTCTTTGTCACGGAGCAAAACCTTTATTCTTCCTGGATTATCTGGCTTGTGGAAAGCTTGATTCAGAAATCGCAGCAGAAATTGTTTTAGGAATGGTAGCCGCTTGTAAAGATAACAACTGTGCGCTGATTGGGGGAGAAACTGCTGAAATGCCGGGAATGTACCAGCCTGGAGATTATGATGTTGCAGGATTCTGCGTAGGAATCGTAGAAAAAGATCAGATTATTGATGGTTCTACAATCAAAGCAGGTAACAAAATTATTGCATTACCAAGCTCAGGATTCCACTCAAACGGATTCTCTTTAGTAAGAAAAGTATTCCCGAACTTTGAAGAAGAATTTGAAGGAAAACCTTTATATGAAACCCTTTTAGTTCCTACGAGACTATACTACAAAGATATTCACAAAGTATTGGAAGAAGTAAAAGTAAGTGGAATTGCTCACATTACCGGAGGCGGACTTTATGAAAACGTTCCAAGAATTATTCCTGAAGGACTTTGTGCTTCTATTGACGGTTCTAAAGTGAGAATCCCTAGCGTAATGCTTGAGCTTGAAAAGAGAGGAGGAGTAACACGTGAGGAAATGTACGGAACATTCAATATGGGGGTAGGTATGGTAATCGTTGTAGATGCTGAACATACTGAAAAAGTATTACACCTTTTAGATGACGCTTACGAAATCGGAGAAATCACAGAGGGAGCAGAGAAAATCAATTTATCACTATAA
- a CDS encoding ABC1 kinase family protein, with product MFDKQQRKLKRSARLISVLSKYGFKDMLARMNGGNKQEDTPNSDEIISKGTVYERIRLALEELGPTFVKLGQTFSNREDLLPPELIQELQKLQDKVETVDMDVEEALESEFNISVKDYFLEIQKEPLATASIAQVYKAVLKDGSPVILKLRKPDVQSVIEDDLLLIKDIEKLISAYSEIGEKLNMKQAISTFEKSLLEEVSLINERNNILQFRLNFKNNKETYVPKVYEEFCNNNILCMEFIDGIKVTDKTVLLSNNIDPVNVSEAGLRLFVSQILDYGFFHADPHAGNILVKKDGKIVFIDFGAVGKIQPNDKEILENLIVSFVAKNSHKIVRSLKKMAISYEIPDERRFENDVDDILNFVHSSSLQDINVQVIINKMKDILKDNRLYMPDYFYLLFKGISLIEGVGRSINPDLDIVKSLHPYTKKIFTKKISPKNLLKTGMDRMMNFTDNVDEIPKELRSVLQKLDENKFTISSEIKNIDKTNQLIKSSVVNLILAMILGANIIATAIVFSSESGPRIGELSLVAVLGFVFSIILVLILLLRVTRK from the coding sequence ATGTTTGACAAGCAGCAAAGAAAACTGAAAAGATCCGCAAGACTGATTTCCGTATTGAGTAAATATGGATTCAAAGATATGCTGGCAAGGATGAATGGAGGAAATAAGCAGGAAGACACTCCCAATTCAGATGAGATTATTTCAAAAGGAACCGTTTACGAAAGAATAAGGCTCGCTCTCGAAGAGCTTGGGCCCACCTTTGTGAAGCTTGGTCAGACATTCAGTAACCGGGAAGACCTATTGCCGCCGGAACTGATTCAGGAGCTGCAGAAACTTCAGGACAAAGTGGAAACAGTAGATATGGATGTAGAAGAAGCACTGGAGAGCGAATTCAATATTTCCGTGAAAGATTATTTTCTTGAAATTCAGAAAGAACCTTTGGCTACAGCTTCCATTGCTCAGGTGTATAAAGCTGTTTTGAAAGATGGCAGTCCTGTGATTTTAAAATTGAGAAAACCAGATGTACAGTCTGTTATTGAAGATGATTTACTGCTTATCAAAGATATTGAAAAACTGATTTCTGCCTATTCAGAAATAGGAGAGAAGCTTAATATGAAGCAGGCCATTTCCACTTTTGAAAAATCATTACTGGAAGAAGTTTCTCTGATTAATGAAAGAAATAATATACTGCAGTTCCGTCTCAATTTTAAGAATAATAAAGAAACGTATGTTCCTAAAGTCTACGAAGAATTCTGCAACAACAATATTCTTTGTATGGAATTCATTGATGGAATAAAGGTTACAGATAAAACAGTACTTCTGTCAAATAATATAGACCCTGTAAATGTTTCCGAAGCAGGTTTAAGGCTGTTTGTATCACAGATCTTAGACTATGGATTCTTCCATGCAGATCCTCACGCCGGCAATATTTTAGTAAAAAAAGATGGTAAAATCGTTTTCATAGATTTTGGGGCGGTAGGAAAAATTCAGCCTAATGATAAAGAAATTCTTGAAAATCTTATTGTAAGTTTTGTCGCTAAAAATTCGCATAAAATAGTCCGGTCACTCAAAAAAATGGCCATAAGCTATGAAATTCCTGATGAAAGACGGTTTGAAAATGACGTAGATGATATTCTGAATTTTGTTCACAGCTCATCATTACAGGATATCAATGTGCAGGTGATTATCAACAAGATGAAGGATATTTTAAAGGACAATAGGCTTTATATGCCAGATTATTTCTATCTTTTATTCAAAGGAATCAGCCTGATAGAAGGAGTTGGAAGGAGCATCAACCCTGATTTGGATATTGTAAAAAGTCTTCACCCTTACACAAAGAAAATTTTTACCAAGAAAATCAGCCCTAAAAATCTTTTAAAAACAGGAATGGACAGGATGATGAATTTCACAGATAATGTGGATGAAATCCCGAAAGAGCTTCGTTCCGTACTCCAAAAGCTGGATGAAAATAAGTTTACTATTTCCAGTGAGATTAAAAATATAGATAAAACCAACCAACTGATCAAATCCAGTGTAGTCAATTTGATTTTGGCTATGATTTTAGGCGCGAATATAATTGCAACAGCCATTGTTTTTAGTTCAGAATCCGGTCCGAGAATAGGTGAGTTGTCTTTGGTAGCAGTCTTAGGATTTGTTTTTTCAATTATTCTGGTGTTAATACTTTTACTGAGAGTTACAAGAAAGTGA
- the guaA gene encoding glutamine-hydrolyzing GMP synthase — protein MNNGIIILDFGSQYNQLIGRRIREMGVYSEILPYNTPLQDILAKQPKGIILSGGPSSVNAENAHLVEKELYEQGVPVLGICYGMQMTAHLLGGKVNKGEKGEYGKANLEIVKESSLLKGVTQNSVVWMSHFDEVGELPAGFELNAKSGVIASIANEESKIYCVQFHPEVSHTEEGGKMLENFVFGICNSEKNWKLTNYIEKTVEEIREKVGDNKVILGLSGGVDSSVAAVLIHKAIGDQLTCIFVDTGLLRKDEGKKVMDQYGEHFHMNIKMVDAQDRFLTKLAGVDDPEAKRKIIGNEFIHVFDEESHKIEGAKFLAQGTIYPDVIESQSVNGPSAVIKSHHNVGGLPEDMEFELLEPLRELFKDEVRRVGEELGIPHHMVYRHPFPGPGLGIRVLGAVDAKKVRILQEADDIFIEELYKNDLYEKVSQAFVVLLPVKSVGVMGDERTYEYTAVVRSANTIDFMTATWSRLPYEFLDTVSSRIINEVRGINRVAYDISSKPPATIEWE, from the coding sequence ATGAACAACGGTATTATTATTTTAGATTTCGGATCCCAGTACAACCAGCTTATCGGAAGAAGAATCCGTGAGATGGGGGTATATTCTGAGATCTTACCTTACAATACACCATTACAAGATATTTTAGCAAAACAGCCAAAAGGAATCATCCTTTCCGGTGGACCAAGCTCTGTAAATGCAGAAAATGCCCACCTGGTTGAAAAAGAATTATACGAGCAGGGAGTTCCTGTATTGGGAATCTGCTACGGAATGCAGATGACAGCTCACCTTTTAGGAGGAAAAGTAAACAAAGGAGAAAAAGGAGAATACGGTAAAGCAAACCTTGAGATCGTTAAAGAAAGCTCTTTATTGAAAGGAGTTACTCAGAACTCTGTAGTTTGGATGAGCCACTTTGACGAAGTAGGAGAATTGCCTGCAGGTTTTGAATTGAACGCAAAATCAGGAGTAATTGCTTCTATTGCTAACGAAGAAAGTAAAATCTACTGTGTTCAGTTTCACCCGGAAGTGTCTCATACAGAAGAAGGAGGGAAAATGCTTGAAAACTTTGTTTTCGGAATCTGTAATTCAGAGAAAAACTGGAAACTGACCAACTATATTGAAAAAACAGTTGAGGAAATCCGTGAGAAAGTAGGAGACAACAAAGTAATCCTTGGACTTTCCGGAGGGGTAGACTCTTCTGTAGCGGCTGTTTTGATTCACAAAGCAATCGGTGATCAATTGACTTGTATCTTCGTAGATACGGGATTATTGAGAAAGGATGAAGGCAAAAAAGTAATGGATCAGTATGGAGAGCATTTCCATATGAACATTAAAATGGTGGATGCTCAGGATAGATTCCTTACAAAATTAGCCGGAGTAGACGATCCTGAAGCGAAGAGAAAAATCATCGGAAACGAATTTATCCACGTATTTGACGAAGAATCTCACAAAATTGAAGGAGCTAAATTCCTTGCACAAGGTACTATTTACCCTGACGTTATCGAAAGCCAGTCTGTAAACGGGCCATCTGCAGTAATCAAGTCTCACCACAACGTGGGAGGACTTCCTGAAGATATGGAATTTGAATTATTGGAGCCATTAAGAGAGCTTTTCAAAGACGAAGTAAGAAGAGTTGGAGAAGAATTAGGAATTCCTCATCACATGGTATACAGACACCCTTTCCCAGGTCCTGGACTTGGAATTAGAGTATTGGGAGCTGTAGATGCTAAGAAAGTAAGAATCCTTCAGGAAGCTGATGATATCTTCATCGAAGAATTATACAAAAATGACCTTTACGAAAAAGTATCTCAGGCATTCGTAGTTCTTCTTCCTGTAAAATCTGTAGGAGTAATGGGAGACGAAAGAACTTATGAATACACCGCTGTAGTTCGTTCTGCCAATACCATCGACTTTATGACAGCAACTTGGAGCAGACTTCCTTACGAGTTCTTGGATACTGTTTCAAGCAGAATAATCAACGAAGTAAGAGGAATCAACAGAGTAGCTTACGATATTTCAAGCAAACCACCTGCAACTATTGAGTGGGAATAA
- a CDS encoding bifunctional GNAT family N-acetyltransferase/carbon-nitrogen hydrolase family protein, protein MQIETRNLTLQDYDELAETMKRAYPQMSESIWSKKSIDKLTKMFPNGQICITVDGKLAAVALSIIVNYEEFGDDHTYSDITGNYTFNTHSSTGNVLYGIEVFVDPEFRELRLGRRLYDARKELCEHLNLKSIVLGGRIPNYHKYSHEFSPREYIRKVRDKEIYDPVLSFQLSNNFLPIRILKKYLPEDEASRENAVLLQWNNIYYSRKPNTMQDSIIRLGLVQWQMRHFKDIEAFYEQVEFFVNVMGDYKSDFVLFPELFNTPLLAPFNNLSERDSMIELAKLTEEIKNKISDLAISYNVNIISGSMPVFDNDNNDLYNVSYLLHRDGRMDEYRKIHITPNEKRYYGMKGGNEIKVFDTDCGKIGLVICYDVEFPELPRILADQGMKILFVPYLTDTQNAYMRVRHCAAARAIENECYVAIAGCVGNLPKVNNMDIQFGQAAVFTPSDFAFPSNAVKGEATPNTEMTLIVDVDLNLLKDLHHNGSVQVMKDRRKDLYETYLK, encoded by the coding sequence ATGCAAATAGAAACAAGAAACCTGACTCTTCAGGATTATGATGAACTGGCGGAAACGATGAAAAGAGCCTACCCGCAGATGTCGGAATCCATTTGGTCCAAAAAAAGTATTGATAAGCTTACAAAAATGTTCCCTAATGGACAGATTTGTATTACGGTAGACGGCAAGCTGGCTGCTGTAGCGCTTTCCATTATAGTCAATTATGAAGAATTCGGGGATGATCATACCTATAGCGATATTACAGGAAATTATACATTCAATACCCATTCTTCCACAGGAAATGTACTATATGGAATTGAAGTTTTTGTAGATCCTGAGTTTCGTGAACTGCGTTTGGGAAGAAGACTGTATGATGCCCGGAAAGAGCTTTGTGAGCACTTGAACCTGAAATCCATTGTGCTGGGCGGCAGAATCCCGAATTATCACAAATACAGCCACGAGTTTTCTCCAAGAGAATATATCAGAAAAGTAAGAGATAAAGAGATTTATGATCCGGTATTGTCTTTTCAGCTTTCCAATAATTTTCTTCCGATAAGAATCCTGAAAAAATATCTTCCTGAAGATGAAGCTTCGAGAGAAAATGCAGTTCTTTTACAATGGAACAATATCTATTACAGCAGAAAACCAAATACGATGCAGGACAGCATTATCCGCCTTGGATTAGTTCAATGGCAGATGAGGCACTTCAAAGATATAGAAGCTTTTTATGAACAGGTGGAGTTTTTCGTAAACGTAATGGGAGATTATAAATCAGACTTTGTTCTTTTCCCTGAACTCTTTAATACCCCTTTACTGGCGCCCTTCAATAACCTTTCTGAAAGGGACAGTATGATAGAGCTGGCCAAACTTACTGAAGAGATCAAAAATAAAATTTCAGACCTGGCGATCAGTTATAATGTGAATATTATTTCCGGAAGTATGCCTGTTTTTGATAATGACAATAATGATCTGTATAATGTAAGTTATCTTTTACACCGTGACGGCCGTATGGATGAATACCGGAAAATTCACATTACTCCGAATGAAAAGAGATATTATGGAATGAAAGGTGGAAATGAAATCAAAGTTTTTGATACCGACTGTGGTAAAATAGGTCTCGTGATCTGCTATGATGTAGAATTCCCGGAATTACCAAGAATTTTGGCTGATCAGGGGATGAAAATCCTGTTTGTTCCTTATCTGACAGATACTCAGAATGCTTATATGAGGGTACGCCACTGTGCTGCTGCAAGAGCTATAGAAAATGAATGTTATGTAGCCATTGCCGGCTGTGTAGGAAATCTTCCGAAGGTAAACAATATGGATATCCAGTTTGGACAGGCTGCTGTATTTACTCCTTCAGATTTTGCTTTCCCATCCAACGCAGTAAAAGGAGAAGCAACTCCCAATACAGAAATGACACTGATTGTGGATGTAGACTTGAACTTATTGAAAGATCTCCATCATAACGGCTCTGTCCAGGTAATGAAAGACCGTCGGAAAGATCTGTATGAAACCTATCTTAAATAA
- a CDS encoding DEAD/DEAH box helicase produces MEKLTFADFDLPVKILDVLADLELFEPTPIQEKSLKPILSGRDVMGIAQTGTGKTLAYLLPVLKTWKYSKTGNPTVLVLVPTRELVVQVTEILEKLTENITARVIGIYGGKNINTQKLLFNDGCDILVGTPGRVMDLSIDNAISLKEVQKLVIDEFDEMLNLGFRPQLTHIFEMMKAKRQNILFSATMTEAVDEMLDVYFASPIEISLAKSGTPLEKIEQTAYKVENFNTKINLLEHLLKNDTDMSKVLIFNNNKRHADMLFTKIDELFPGQFDVIHSNKSQNYRLKAMKSFENEEVRGLITTDVMARGLDISNVTHVINFETPDIPEQYIHRIGRTGRADKEGKAVTFVTKKEEPLILDIELLMDKELKFNEFPEGVKINPKKIASEEDQVIMKNPAQVKLNDGGGAFHDKKAKNTKENWGGPSKRKAPKKFGANRAQQKAISKSKRKK; encoded by the coding sequence ATGGAAAAACTCACTTTTGCAGATTTTGACCTTCCGGTTAAAATTCTTGATGTTTTGGCGGATTTGGAATTATTTGAACCTACACCTATTCAGGAGAAGAGCTTAAAACCTATTCTTTCAGGAAGAGATGTAATGGGAATTGCACAGACAGGAACCGGGAAAACATTAGCTTATCTTTTGCCCGTTCTGAAAACATGGAAATACAGCAAGACAGGAAATCCAACTGTTTTAGTGCTTGTGCCTACAAGAGAATTGGTGGTACAGGTAACCGAAATCCTTGAGAAACTGACAGAAAATATTACTGCAAGAGTAATCGGAATATACGGTGGGAAAAATATCAATACTCAAAAACTATTGTTCAATGATGGTTGTGATATTTTGGTAGGAACACCGGGAAGAGTGATGGATCTTTCCATAGACAACGCCATTTCTCTTAAAGAAGTTCAGAAATTGGTCATTGATGAATTTGATGAGATGCTTAATTTAGGTTTCAGACCGCAGCTTACTCATATTTTTGAAATGATGAAAGCGAAGAGACAAAACATTCTTTTCTCTGCAACCATGACGGAAGCGGTAGATGAAATGCTAGATGTATACTTTGCAAGTCCGATTGAAATTTCATTAGCAAAATCCGGAACACCACTTGAAAAAATTGAACAGACTGCTTATAAAGTAGAAAACTTCAATACTAAAATCAACTTACTTGAACATTTACTGAAGAATGATACAGATATGTCCAAGGTCTTGATTTTTAATAATAATAAAAGACATGCCGACATGCTCTTTACTAAAATTGATGAGCTTTTCCCTGGACAGTTTGATGTGATTCACTCTAATAAATCTCAGAACTACAGACTTAAGGCTATGAAAAGCTTTGAGAATGAAGAAGTCAGAGGTTTGATTACTACGGATGTAATGGCAAGAGGTCTTGATATCTCAAATGTCACACATGTTATCAACTTTGAAACACCGGATATTCCTGAACAGTATATCCACAGAATTGGTAGAACAGGTAGAGCAGACAAAGAAGGAAAAGCGGTTACTTTTGTAACTAAAAAAGAAGAACCTTTGATTCTTGATATTGAGCTATTGATGGATAAAGAATTGAAATTTAATGAATTCCCGGAAGGAGTTAAAATCAATCCTAAAAAGATTGCTTCTGAAGAAGATCAGGTTATTATGAAAAACCCTGCACAGGTAAAACTGAATGATGGAGGAGGAGCTTTTCATGATAAAAAAGCTAAAAACACAAAAGAAAATTGGGGTGGCCCTTCCAAAAGAAAAGCACCTAAGAAGTTTGGAGCCAACAGGGCCCAACAGAAAGCAATATCAAAATCGAAAAGAAAGAAATAA